The following nucleotide sequence is from Erythrobacter aurantius.
AGCTCTCGAAATGCGGCTTTTTGATTCTCAAGAATGGTCTCGATAGCCGCCCGCTCGAACCTAACGTCCTTGTAGAAAAAGCGACAAATTGAACCGCCGCTTTTAACGTGCGTCACGTGAAATAGGCCGCGCCGCCATTTCCACCTCTTGATGTCATTGTCGAGAACTGAACTTCCTGAGAACACGCCAGGCTTGATCTTCTTGCGCTCGATCGCCCCCTCGGGAGGGCCAGCTTTCCAGATTGGCCGAATAGCCCGCTTATCTGTCGTCCAATGGAAGCGAGCATACGCGTCAAGCTCCCCATCCGCTATCATATCAGCCAAGAGCTTTTTCGTTGCTTGGCGCCCTCCAAAATAGTTGTGAAGGAGCTCAAGGGCCTCTCGGGCTTTCAATAGCTGGGCCGACTCTAGCTTCTTGGTCTCGGAAGCGTTTTCTTCGGCAAGCACGACAGCTTCACGACAGTCATTGGTAGTCACGCCTCTCTCCCAAAATTAAGCGCCCTTGCTATCTCGAATCAGGGTATATAAAATTGAGAAGTTCTTTTTCGAAAGATTGCGCTGAATTCATCGCTAGCTTAGTAGAAATGGGCCTCGAACCCAGTAAGAGAATATCTTGCGGGGGCCAATTTGGGGGCCAACTCTGTGAATCCCTGGCGCAACTCGAATTAAATCAGGTACTTGAAAGAGGCCCTCGAGTCCTCTTTTGGGCACCATTTCATCATTCATCACAGCTCGCTGACGGTTGTCAAAACCCCGCAATCTTTGCGGTTTGAGCTTGAATTTTACCTGCAGGATCGCCTCGCTCCCAGAGGCATGTGGGGTCGTGTTCCATTGCCGAGGCCCCCGATAGCCGGTGCTGCCAATCATCACTGTCCAGAGCTATCTGCAAAGCCGTTTTCGATGAATTCGAGCGCGCATCCGGCCAGCATGGCTACGCCGCGCGGCAAAGCGCCTTCATCGACATGCATGCGCGGCGAATGGATTGCGCAGCACTGGCTCCAATTGTTGCCGTCGGGAGCTACACCGAGGAAGAACATCGCTCCCGGCACCTTCTCCAGGATGTAGGAGAAGTCTTCCGCTCCCATGATCGGTGCGGGCAGATCGCGCCATCCCTGCGCTCCGGCAATTTCGCGCGCGACCTTGGCTCCGAGGCGCACCGCGCGTTCGTCGCAGACGGTGACGGGGAAGCCCGGAACGATTTCGCATTCCGCCTCCACCCCAAAACCGAGCGCCGTCTGTGCTGCGGTCTCCCGCAAAAGGGCATGCACCTTTTCCCGGTGCTCGGCCGACAAGGTCCGAATTGTTCCTTGCAGAACGGCATCATCGGGGACCACATTGAAAGTGGTTCCGGCGGCGATGCGGGCCACGGTGATGACGACAGCGCTGGCCGCGTTGAAGCGCCGTGTGACCATCGCCTGGATCGCGCCGATGATGGCGGCGGCGGCGGGGATGGGATCAGCGCAGTCATGCGGCATGGAGGCATGGCCGCCCTTGCCGCGCACGGTGATGGTAAACTGGTCGGCGGCAGCCATCAGCGGCCCGGCGCGCCCGGCGAGCACGCCGAACTGGGCGTTGGGCATGATATGCAGGGCAAAGGCGGCATCCGGCAGTGGATCGATAAGTCCGTCCTCCAGCATGAACCGCGCGCCATGGTGCCCTTCTTCGCCCGGCTGGAACATGAAATCGACCGTGCCGGCCAGCTCCTCGCGCTTTGCCGCCAACAGCCGCGCCGCCCCCGCCAGCATCGCCGTATGCGTATCATGCCCGCAGGCGTGCATCCGCCCCGGAATGGTGGAGGCGAAATCGAGGTCGGTCTTTTCGTCCATCGGCAGCGCATCCATATCGCCGCGCAGCAACACGCGGGGCGATCCCTCGCCGGCCTTGCCGCCTTTCAAGGTCGCCACCGCACCTGTGGTTGAAGGACCCGATTGCCATTCGAGCGGCAAATCGGCCAAAGCTTCGCGCACCTTCGCCATCGTCATCGGGCAGTGGAGGCCCAATTCAGGTTCGGCATGGATCGCACGGCGCAATGCAATGACCTGCGGGGCGAGCTGGCTGGCGGATTGGAGCAGCGATTCTGTCAACATGGGGCGAGATTAGCGTCGATCTGCCGCGAAACCAGTCCGAATGCGCTGCGACGATCCGGCCCCCATCCGGCGCGGCCACCCGTCAGCTAGGCGCTGATTCGGTTGTAACTCCGCAGCGACGCCGCGCGAATATTGCAACTTGAAGTCAACATCGCGGTGGAATTATGCCCGGTGGCAAACTAAAGGATGCTGATGGCGACGCCTATTTACGAATTTGCACAACTGCCGCGGGTGGACGCCCGCGAAGGTGCGGTTTCGCGCTCGCGCCGCCAGCGCGAGCCGGGCGAGGCGCCGCGCGTCGGCGTGATCTATAATCCGCGCAGTCACCGCAATCAGGGTGCAGACTTCGACTGTGGCATCAGTCCGCATGTCCATATTGCGCAACCGGGTGACCGATCGCAGCTTCCCTCGGCGCTGGCCGAACTGGCCGAACGCGAGATCGATCTGCTGGTAATCAATGGCGGCGATGGGACGGTGCGCGATGTGCTTACCTGCGGCGCCGGGATTTTCGGCGATCACTGGCCCGCGATTGCCGTGCTGCCCAAAGGCAAGACCAACGCCCTGACAGTGGATCTCTGTGTTCCTACCGACTGGACGCTGCAGAACGCGATCGACGCGATGGAAAATGGCAACCGCACCATTCGCCGCCCGATAGAGATTTCGCTTGCCGGTGACGATGCAAGCAGCCGGGTGCTGGGCTTCATTCTGGGGGCCGGGGCATTCACCACTGCGACCCAGGCCGGCCAGAGCGCGCACCGGCTGGGCGCCTTCAATTCGATGGCGGTTGCGGTCACGGTCATGTGGGGGTTCCTGCAGTGGCTGTTCGCCTCGCGCGCCAATCCGTGGCGCCGGGGTGCGCGGATGAAGATTGCGCTTGGCAGCGCCGAAGCGCCGATGGAGCACAGCGGGCAGGGCGATCCGGAATGGCGCCAGCTGCTGTTTGCCACCACGCTGGAGAGCCTGCCTGCCGGGATCAGGCCGTTCGGCAATCTTTGCAAGGGGTTGAAGCTGGTCGCGCTCGATCAGATTCCGCGGCGCGCGACGATGATGGTGCCTGCTGTCCTGCGCGGCAAGGTGTCGAAGCGCCAGCGCGAAAACGGTATCCACCAGGTCAGCACGCCGCAATTCACGCTCGATATCGATGACCAGTTCATCTTCGATGGCGAAGCCTTCCCCGCCGGGAAATACCGGATCGCGCAGGGGCCGGAACTTGAATTCGTAACTCCTTGAGGCCAAGGCCCGGCCCATGGCCGAAACCCCAGACCATCACGAAACACTGGCGTCGCGGATCGCGGCGAGCCTTGATGCGCCGATCGACCCCGCCGTGCGTGCCTTCGCCGAGGTGCTCGCAAGCGAACAGGGGGCATTGGCGGTCCTGTTTTACGGCTCGAACCTGCGCACCCGATCGCTTGAAGGGGTGCTTGATTTCTACGTACTTCTGCCCGGTGAGCAGCGCGAGCGCATCTGGCCGCGGGTGAGCTATCACGAAAGGTCGCACGAGGGGCAGACCCTGCGCGCCAAGGTAGCGACAATGGCGCTTTCGACCTTTGTCGAGGCTGCAGCAGGCGAGCTTGCCGACACCACCATCTGGGCGCGCTTCGTGCAGCCCAGCGCTCTGGTTTGGTCTGCGGACGCTGCGGCACGACAACAGGTCGAAGAAGCGATTGCCGCTGCGGCGATGACTGCAGCCCGGCTTGCCGTCGCCATCGGCCCCGTCACCGGGACTGCGGAGGATTACTGGCGGGCGCTGTTTCGCGCGACTTACAAGGCGGAATTCAGGGTCGAAAAGCCGGGGCGTGAGAACGATATTCTCACCGTCAATCAAGGCCATTTCGCCGGGTTACTACCGCTTGCCCTTGCGGCAGCCGGGGTTTCGTTCCGCCGCGAGGGCGAGCGCATCTCGCCCAGCCTCGCCGCGAGTGAGCAGCGCCGCATCCGGACCTGGTGGAAGCGGCGCCAGCGTCTGGGCAAGCCTTTGAATTTCGCCCGTCTGGCAAAGGCCAGCACCACTTTCGAAGGCGCGGCGCGTTACGCTGCGTGGAAGATCGAACGGCACACAGGGATGCCGGTGGAGATCACCCCGTTCAGGGAACGTCACCCGATCCTGTCAGCTCCGAAGGTGCTGTGGGACCTGCGCAAGCATCGCAAGAATCCGCGCTGAAGCGGGATTTCAGCCGAAATACCGCATTGTGACGTTGATGGTTTCGACCCCTTGGCCGACGTTGAAGCGGGTTTTTTCGATCCCCGGACGGCCAAGGTTGAAGATGCTGATCGAAGGATCGTTCGACATCGCGCCGCCATCGGTCCGGATATCAGTCGATCCGTTGCCGTTGACATCGTGGCGCACGGCAATGGCGTAGGGTCCGCTGGACGGGACGGGCATGCACACCGTCATGCGCCCTTCGCGTGCGGGCATTTCGATCCGGTTGAGCCAGCGTCCGCTTTCCAGCCAGTCGGCCTTGGTCCCGTTATAGACTTGCACCCGGACTTTGCCCGATGAATTCTTGACGCCGTTGATCGTCACCCGCACCGCCGGGCCTGCACCGGGCGCGCAGGAGCGCATGTTGTTCGAAATGATGTTGCGATAGTCCCCGGTCGAAGCGGCCTGGGCAAGCGCAGTCTGCATGGGCACGGCGGCGCCAAGCGCAAGGGCTGCAACCGCCATCGCTCCGCTGGCAAAATGTCGCATCTTCGCATTCGAAGTGGTCATGTGTAGCAGTTCCTGAAACCTTTTCCGGGAGCCGTTCTCCGCCCCCAAAATAGAACGGAACAGCTCTTTGATTTAAACCCTTATTGCCGTTTTCGGGCTGAATTGCGGCTGAACTGGCTGGTCAAGGTGCGCTCATCCGATGCCTTGATCGCGCCAAAACCGAGGGTTTCTACGCAAGTCCACGGGGGAAAAGCCAGTGCGCGATGCTTGCTGCGTGATTCGCGCCTGCCGTAAGGCGAAATGCAAACGAAAAGGCGCGTTTGTTAACCATGCCAGCACCCTTGATCTCTCCTTCGATCCTTTCCGCCGACTTCGCGCGGTTGGGCGAGGAAGTGCGCGCTGTCGATGCCGCTGGTGCCGACTGGATCCATATCGACGTTATGGACGGCCATTTCGTGCCCAATCTCACGATTGGCCCCGATGTGGTCAAGGCCTTGCGTCCGCACACCGCCAAGACCTTTGACGTCCACCTGATGATCTCACCGGTTGACCCCTATCTCGAAGCCTTTGCCGAGGCGGGGGCGGACATCATCACCGTCCATCCCGAAGCCGGGCCGCATGTCCACAGGACGCTTCAGGCGATCCGGGCGCTGGGCAAGAAGGCAGGCGCGGTGATCAATCCAGGCACGCCGGTGGAGGTGCTCGACAATCTCATGGATCTTGTAGATCTGGTGCTGGTGATGAGCGTAAACCCGGGTTTTGGCGGGCAAAGCTTCATCCATTCGCAGCTGGAAAAGATCCGCCGCATCCGCGCGATGATCGAGGCGACCGGGCGTGAAATCCATCTCGAAGTGGACGGCGGCGTCAATGCCGAGACAGCGCGGCTGTGTGTCGAAGCGGGTGCGGACGTGCTGGTCGCCGGATCGGCCACCTTCAAGGGCGGTCCGGATTGCTACGCCGCCAATATCGCGGCGCTCAAGGGGGGCGAATGATGGAAACCCTGTTCGGCCATGCCAAGGGGGGTGAAGCCGAGGCGCTGGAATCGAGCGATGATCGTTCGGCTATCGCCTTGGGCGAATCCGAAGAAGTCCTGCGCGATGATAGCGTTCCGGCATTCCCAGCAGAACCGATCGCAACATCCCGCGCTCTTGCGCTGACCGATGTCATCGCACCCCGCACCAAGCCGGGTGAGGCGCTGATCCGGCTGGCCTATCGCATGGGCGTTCCCGGGCATGCATTGGCAGCGCCGTTCCGGCGGCCATCGCCGATCCGGGTGCTGGCCACGGTCAACAGCCCGGTCACTGGTGATCGTGCGGCGGGCATCGCCTTGCGCGCCGGGCACTTCCTTGCACATGGGGTGAAACAGCCGATCGGGCAGCTTGATCTGGAGCCGGGCGCGCGGCTCAGCCCCGGTCTTGAACGGATGGCGCACAGCTTTTCGTGGCTGACCGATCTCGCCGCAAGCGCGCCGCGTGAGGATTGTCTCCCGATTGCCGAGCGGATCACGGCACGCTGGCTTGATGCCAATCCCCACCCCGGCAAGGGCCCTGCGTGGGATGTGGAGAACACCGGCCTGCGGCTGATGGCCTGGCTGGTGCACGCTCCGCTGGTTCTGGCTGGTCAGGACGGAACGCTCAAGCCACGCTTGCTTGAAGCGATCGAGGAAACCGCGCATTGGCTCGATCGCAAGGCGCTGCGCAGCGGCGCGGGGTTGGCACAGGTGGCGGGATGGGTCGCCGTTACCGCTGCGGGCCTGTTGCTGCCCGAAGGCAGGCCGCGTCGCCTGTATGGCGAAGCCGCATTGATCCGCGCGCTGGGCGAACTGGTGGCGGAAGACGGCGGCACGCTGTCGCGTTGTCCGGCGGCGCAAATGGACGCAATCCGCATCCTGACTGATCTGATCGCCTGTTATGAGGCGGTGGATCGCGAAGCGCCCGAAGCCCTCTGGGTCATGCGCGAACTGCTGGTGCCGCCTCTGCTGGCCCTGCGCCATGGCGACGGCGGGCTGGGCAACTGGCAAGGGCAAGGCGCAATCTCGGCCGACCGCGTGGCCGCATTGATCGTCGCATCGGGCATTCGTACCCGTCCGCTCAACGATCCGCAGCATTGGGGCTTTCAACGCCTGCGCGGCGGGCAGACCACGGTGCAGTTCGACGCGGGCCCTCCGCCTCGTGCTCGCCACACTCGTTGTGGCTGCGCCTCGACACTGGCATTCGAGATGTCGGACGGCCCATCGCGCCTGATCGTCAATTGTGGCGGCGCGGCCATGGCAGGCGGGCAGGTGCCTTCGCGCATCGGACAGGCTTTGCGGGCAACAGCGGCGCATTCCACTCTCGTTCTGGATGATGCCAACAGCACCGCCGTCCTGCTCCACGGCAAGCTTGGCCGGGGTGCGGAAACGGTAGAGGTGGAGCGCCGCCTGATCGAACAGAACGGTCGCGAAGCGATGCGGGTTGAAGCCAGCCACGATGGCTATGCCGCGCGGTTCGGCCTGACGCATAATCGCATCCTGACACTGCGCAGCGACGGAACCGAACTGGCTGGCGAGGACATCCTCCTTCCCGCCTCGCGCAAGGGCAAGAGGGGCAAGGTCGGGTTCGCGATCCGGTTCCATCTGGGCCGGGGCGTCGAAGCGCATCTGACCGAGGACAAGCGCGGGGCCAGCCTGCTGACGCCTGACGGTCGCCTGTGGCAATTCCGCCTGCGCGGCGATGCTGCAGCCGATGCCGAGGTCGTGCTCAGCTGCGAGGACAGCCTGTGGGTAGACGGTGACGGACGCCCTCACGCAACCGAACAATTGGTGATAGAGGGGCTGACATCGCGCGGCGGAGGCCAATTCTCCTGGCTCCTCAAGAAAATGGGGTAACACCACAAATGACACAGGCGACAATCAAGCGGGCACTGCTTTCGGTGTCCGACAAGACCGGTTTGGCAGAGCTTGGCGCGGCGCTGGCCGCGCGCGGAGTCGAGCTGGTGAGCACCGGGGGCACGGCGCGCACGCTGCGCGAGGCCGGGCTGGATGTGCGTGACGTGTCCGACCTCACCGGCTTTCCCGAAATGATGGACGGACGGGTCAAGACCCTGCACCCCAAGGTGCACGGCGGCCTGCTGGCTCTGCGCGACAATAATGAACACGTCGCCGCGATGCAGGCGCATGATATCGGCGCGATCGATCTGGTGGTGGTGAACCTGTATCCGTTCGAGGCGACCGTTGCCAAAGGTGCCGACCGCGCCGAAGTGATCGAGAATATCGACATCGGCGGGCCTTCTATGGTGCGATCCGCTGCGAAGAACCACGGGTTCGTCACCATTCTCACCGATCCGGCAGACTATGCCACGCTGGTCGAGGAAATGGACGCGAATGCCGGTGCAACCACCCAGGCGTTCCGCACCCGCATGGCGGGCAAGGCCTATGCCCGCACCGCCGCCTATGACGCTGCCATCGCCAGCTGGTTCGCCTTCTCGCCCGCCGCGAGTGACGAGCCGACGCTGTTTCCCGACACCTTGCCGCTCGCCTTCAAGCGCGCCGACACGCTGCGCTATGGCGAAAACCCGCATCAAGCGGCCGCGATCTACGTTCCGCAAGCGGTTGGCACGGCCGGTGTGCCGCAGGCCCAGCAGCTTCAAGGCAAGGAATTGTCCTACAACAACCTCAACGATGCCGATGCGGCGCTTGAACTGGCGGCGGAGTTTGCCGGGCAGGATCCGGCGGTTGTCATCGTCAAGCACGCCAATCCTTGCGGCGTGGCGCAAGGCGGATCGCTGCTCGACGCGTGGAACGATGCGCTGCAATGCGACAGCGTTTCGGCCTTTGGCGGTATCGTCGCGGTCAACACCGAACTTGATGGCGACACCGCAGAGGCCATCGCCAGCATCTTCACCGAAGTCGTGATCGCCCCCAGCGTCAGTGCCGAGGCGCGCGAAATCTTTGCGAGGAAAAAGAACCTGCGCTTGCTCGAATGCGGCGCGCTGCCCAATGCGCGGCGTCCGGGACTGGCGCTCAAGACGATAGCGGGCGGCGTGCTGATCCAGTCGCGCGACAATGGCGCGGTTGCCGAGGCGGATCTGAAGGTCGTCACCAAGCGTGAGCCGACCGAGCAGGAGCTGAAGGACTGCCTGTTCGCATGGACCGTCGCCCGCCACGTCAAATCGAACGCGATCGTCTACGCCAAGGACGGAGCGACCGCGGGGATTGGCGCAGGCCAGATGAACCGCCGCGATTCCGCGCGCATCGCTGCGATCAAGGCGCGCGAGGCGGCTGAAACCTATGGCTGGGATGTGCCCCGGACACAGGGCAGCGCGGTTGCATCGGATGCGTTCTTCCCCTTTGCCGACGGCCTGATCGCCGCAGCCGAGGCGGGCGCTACCGCGGTGATCCAGCCGGGCGGCTCGATCCGCGATGACGAAGTGATCGCCGCAGCGGACGAGGCTGGCCTTGCGATGGTGTTCACGGGGATGCGCCACTTCCGGCATTGATCGCGCGGCCTGACCCGCTCTCGCGCATCTTTTGGCGCCGGTGGACGTAACTGAATCGGTAAAAGTAACGAACTGTCGCAAGACAGGGCTGTTCATTGTGGCGCAATCGCGCCGCTTTTAACCGCCGTTGCAGCCCCGAAGAAATCACCGCCGCGAGAGCGCCATGAACCTTTTGTCCTCTGACCTGTTTCGCAATTTCGGCATCGGCTTTGTCGCCGGCTCGCTCATCGTAGCGGTGGCCACAATCGACCAGTGGGGCGGCAATATCGAAACGCCCGCCCGTGCGGCCCAGCCGCTTGAGGCGCCGCAGCCGTCGCCCGAATTCCAGATCGCACCCCTTGAGGTGGCGCAATGAAGTTGGCCCTTCCCTTCGCCGCAGCGGCGCTGGCTGCCGCGGGCTTCGCATTCACCTCGCTGCCCTCGCCCGCGCTGGCGCTGGAAAAGCCGGTCAATGCTCCGGCTGCGCAGCGCACCGCAAGGGAGGGCGCCGGGTTGAAGACGGCGATTTTCGCCGGCGGTTGTTTCTGGGGCGTCGAAGGCGTGTTCAGCCATGTGAAGGGTGTGAAGTCCGCCGTATCGGGATATCACGGCGGCTCTGCCGCGACCGCCAGCTACAACCGCATCATCGCCGGCGGAACGGCCCATGCGGAATCGGTGCAAATGACATACGATCCTTACGTCATCCGCTATGACGAACTGCTGCGCATTTTCTTTTCGGTGGTTGCCGACCCGACCCTGCGCAACCGTCAGGGGCCGGATGTAGGCACCCATTACCGCAGCGCGATTATCCCAACCAGCGCCGAACAGCGCGCCGTGGCCGAAGCCTATCTGGCACAGATGGAGCGTTCAGGCATCTGGGATAAACCGATAGTGACCCGGATCGAGGCGCAGCGCACTTTCTATCCGGCGGAGCGCTATCATCAGGATTTCATGGCCAAAAATCCGAGCCACGGGTACATCCTGCGCTGGGACAAGCCCAAGGTTGACGCGCTGAAAGTCATGTTCCCGGCAGACTTCCGGCCCGAGTTTCTGCGCGACGGCTGAGCGGGCCTGAGCGTCTGGCGTTCCGCGCCACTGCCGCTTATATTGGCCGCATGGCGACACATCATCATCACGCTCATGAAGAGCACAGCGGAGCCGAACTGATCGCTGCGGCGCGCGACGCACTGATTGCCTCCGGCGAACAATGGACGAGCATGCGCGAGGCGGTGTTTGCCGAACTGGCAAAGCACGAACGGCCGGTTTCGGCCTATGACATCGCCGATAATCTTTCCGCCCAGCGCGGCAAGCGCGTCGCGCCCAACAGCATCTACCGTATCCTAGACCTGTTCGTGGCGAACAATCTTTCGATGCGGGTCGAAAGCGCGAATGCCTATCTCGCCAATTCGCACCCTGGTTGCGAACATGACTGCATATTCCTCGTCTGTGACGAATGCGGCGAAGCCAAGCATGTCGATGACGAAACCGTCAGCAAGACGATCCGGGCGCTTGCCGCTTCCAAGGGGTTCAAGCCTGAACGCCCGGTGCTGGAAATTCGCGGTCTCTGCGAAACCTGCGCCTGACGCGACTTCCCCTCCATTATTCCAATCCATTCCGAGAGCCGCGTTTCGGCGCGGTTCAAGGGTTTATCGACACTGCCTTCGCAAAGGTGTAGGCCTGACATTATGAATCGACCGCCTGAAACTCCATTGCTCGATCAGGTCCCGACACCTGAAGAGCTCCGCAAGCTGAAACCGGAACAGCTGCGCCAATTGTCCGACGAACTGCGCGCCGAAATGCTCGACGCGGTCAGCACCTCTGGCGGCCACCTTGGCTCCGGCCTTGGCGTCGTCGAGTTGACGGTTGCGATCCACTATGTCTTCAACACGCCGGACGACAAGCTGGTGTGGGACGTGGGCCACCAATGCTACCCGCACAAGATCATCACCGGACGTCGTGATCGTATCCGCACGCTGCGCCAGGGCGGGGGCCTTTCGGGCTTCACCAAGCGTGCTGAAAGCGAATACGATCCGTTCGGTGCGGCGCACTCGTCCACTTCGATCTCGGCTGCGCTCGGCTTTGCCATAGCCAACAAGCTGAACAACAAGCCCGGTCGCGGGATCGCCGTGATCGGCGACGGCGCGATGAGCGCCGGCATGGCCTATGAAGCGATGAACAATGCGGCGGCTGCCGGTAATCGCCTCGTCGTGATCCTGAACGATAACGATATGTCGATTGCTCCGCCGGTGGGCGGGCTGTCCGCCTATCTCGCCCGGATGGTGTCCTCCAGCGAATATCTTGGCCTGCGCAGCCTCGCTTCGCGTGCGGTCAAGAAAATGAGCCGCCGCATGCACGAAGGGCTGCGCCGGGCCGAGGAATATTCGCGCGGCATGGTGACGGGCGGAACCCTGTTCGAGGAACTCGGCTTCTACTACGTCGGGCCGATCGACGGGCACAATCTCGATCACCTTATCCCGGTGCTTGAGAATGTGCGCGACACTTCCGAAGGGCCGGTGCTGATCCACGTTGTCACGACCAAGGGCAAGGGCTACAAGTTCGCCGAGGAAAGCGCCGACAAATATCACGGCGTGCCCAAATTTGACGTGATCACCGGCGAAAAGAAGAAGAGCGCCGACGGTCCGCCCGCCTATCAGAACGTGTTTGGCGACACTCTGGCCGATCTGGCAGACACCGACAGCCGCATTTGCGCGATCACGGCGGCCATGCCGTCTGGCACGGGCGTTGATCGCTTTGCCAAGCGCCACCCGGATCGCAGCTTCGACGTCGGCATCGCCGAGCAGCACGGGGTAACCTTTGCCGCCGGACTTGCGGCGCAAGGCATGCGACCGTTCGCCGCGATCTATTCGACTTTCCTGCAGCGCGCCTACGATCAGGTCGTGCACGATGTCGCGATTCAGAACCTGCCGGTCCGTTTCGCGATTGACCGTGCCGGATTGGTCGGTGCGGACGGCTGCACCCATGCCGGATCGTTCGACATCACCTATCTGGCGACGCTGCCCAACATGGTAGTGATGGCCGCCGCTGATGAAGCGGAACTGGTCCACATGACCTACACCGCAGCCGAATATGACGAAGGCCCGATCGCCTTCCGCTATCCGCGCGGCAACGGCGTCGGCGTGCCGCTGCCCGAAGTCCCGCAAAAGCTCGAAATCGGCAAAGGCCGCATCGTGCGCGAGGGTAGCAAGGTGGCGATCCTTTCGCTGGGCGCGCGGCTTGAGGAAGCGAAGAAGGCTGCCGACACGCTGGAAGCCAAGGGCCTGTCAACAACCGTTGCCGACCTGCGCTTTGCCAAGCCGCTCGACACCGACATGATCGCGCGCCTGATGCGCACGCATGATGTCGTGGTGACAGTCGAAGAAGGCGCCATCGGCGGTCTTGGCGCGCATGTGCTGACCTTCGCCACCGACGAAGGCCTGACCGACAACGGCCTGAAGGTGCGCACCATGCGCCTGCCCGACGTGTTCCAGGATCAGGATTCACCGGAAAAGCAGTATGAAGAGGCTGGTCTTACGGCCCCTCATATCGTCGAGACGGTGCTGAAGGCGCTCAAACACAATTCAACCGGTGTCGACACCGACGGGGTTGAAGAAGCACGAGCCTGACACGCGCTCGCGGCATATGCCAGCACGCCTCAGCGCGAAGTTGGCTGGGTGATCGTGATGTCCGTAACGGTGGTGCCGACCGTGTCCT
It contains:
- the purH gene encoding bifunctional phosphoribosylaminoimidazolecarboxamide formyltransferase/IMP cyclohydrolase, with product MTQATIKRALLSVSDKTGLAELGAALAARGVELVSTGGTARTLREAGLDVRDVSDLTGFPEMMDGRVKTLHPKVHGGLLALRDNNEHVAAMQAHDIGAIDLVVVNLYPFEATVAKGADRAEVIENIDIGGPSMVRSAAKNHGFVTILTDPADYATLVEEMDANAGATTQAFRTRMAGKAYARTAAYDAAIASWFAFSPAASDEPTLFPDTLPLAFKRADTLRYGENPHQAAAIYVPQAVGTAGVPQAQQLQGKELSYNNLNDADAALELAAEFAGQDPAVVIVKHANPCGVAQGGSLLDAWNDALQCDSVSAFGGIVAVNTELDGDTAEAIASIFTEVVIAPSVSAEAREIFARKKNLRLLECGALPNARRPGLALKTIAGGVLIQSRDNGAVAEADLKVVTKREPTEQELKDCLFAWTVARHVKSNAIVYAKDGATAGIGAGQMNRRDSARIAAIKAREAAETYGWDVPRTQGSAVASDAFFPFADGLIAAAEAGATAVIQPGGSIRDDEVIAAADEAGLAMVFTGMRHFRH
- the msrA gene encoding peptide-methionine (S)-S-oxide reductase MsrA → MKLALPFAAAALAAAGFAFTSLPSPALALEKPVNAPAAQRTAREGAGLKTAIFAGGCFWGVEGVFSHVKGVKSAVSGYHGGSAATASYNRIIAGGTAHAESVQMTYDPYVIRYDELLRIFFSVVADPTLRNRQGPDVGTHYRSAIIPTSAEQRAVAEAYLAQMERSGIWDKPIVTRIEAQRTFYPAERYHQDFMAKNPSHGYILRWDKPKVDALKVMFPADFRPEFLRDG
- a CDS encoding M20 metallopeptidase family protein; translated protein: MLTESLLQSASQLAPQVIALRRAIHAEPELGLHCPMTMAKVREALADLPLEWQSGPSTTGAVATLKGGKAGEGSPRVLLRGDMDALPMDEKTDLDFASTIPGRMHACGHDTHTAMLAGAARLLAAKREELAGTVDFMFQPGEEGHHGARFMLEDGLIDPLPDAAFALHIMPNAQFGVLAGRAGPLMAAADQFTITVRGKGGHASMPHDCADPIPAAAAIIGAIQAMVTRRFNAASAVVITVARIAAGTTFNVVPDDAVLQGTIRTLSAEHREKVHALLRETAAQTALGFGVEAECEIVPGFPVTVCDERAVRLGAKVAREIAGAQGWRDLPAPIMGAEDFSYILEKVPGAMFFLGVAPDGNNWSQCCAIHSPRMHVDEGALPRGVAMLAGCALEFIENGFADSSGQ
- the rpe gene encoding ribulose-phosphate 3-epimerase yields the protein MPAPLISPSILSADFARLGEEVRAVDAAGADWIHIDVMDGHFVPNLTIGPDVVKALRPHTAKTFDVHLMISPVDPYLEAFAEAGADIITVHPEAGPHVHRTLQAIRALGKKAGAVINPGTPVEVLDNLMDLVDLVLVMSVNPGFGGQSFIHSQLEKIRRIRAMIEATGREIHLEVDGGVNAETARLCVEAGADVLVAGSATFKGGPDCYAANIAALKGGE
- a CDS encoding DUF2141 domain-containing protein, which gives rise to MTTSNAKMRHFASGAMAVAALALGAAVPMQTALAQAASTGDYRNIISNNMRSCAPGAGPAVRVTINGVKNSSGKVRVQVYNGTKADWLESGRWLNRIEMPAREGRMTVCMPVPSSGPYAIAVRHDVNGNGSTDIRTDGGAMSNDPSISIFNLGRPGIEKTRFNVGQGVETINVTMRYFG
- a CDS encoding diacylglycerol/lipid kinase family protein, with product MATPIYEFAQLPRVDAREGAVSRSRRQREPGEAPRVGVIYNPRSHRNQGADFDCGISPHVHIAQPGDRSQLPSALAELAEREIDLLVINGGDGTVRDVLTCGAGIFGDHWPAIAVLPKGKTNALTVDLCVPTDWTLQNAIDAMENGNRTIRRPIEISLAGDDASSRVLGFILGAGAFTTATQAGQSAHRLGAFNSMAVAVTVMWGFLQWLFASRANPWRRGARMKIALGSAEAPMEHSGQGDPEWRQLLFATTLESLPAGIRPFGNLCKGLKLVALDQIPRRATMMVPAVLRGKVSKRQRENGIHQVSTPQFTLDIDDQFIFDGEAFPAGKYRIAQGPELEFVTP
- a CDS encoding heparinase II/III family protein, giving the protein MMETLFGHAKGGEAEALESSDDRSAIALGESEEVLRDDSVPAFPAEPIATSRALALTDVIAPRTKPGEALIRLAYRMGVPGHALAAPFRRPSPIRVLATVNSPVTGDRAAGIALRAGHFLAHGVKQPIGQLDLEPGARLSPGLERMAHSFSWLTDLAASAPREDCLPIAERITARWLDANPHPGKGPAWDVENTGLRLMAWLVHAPLVLAGQDGTLKPRLLEAIEETAHWLDRKALRSGAGLAQVAGWVAVTAAGLLLPEGRPRRLYGEAALIRALGELVAEDGGTLSRCPAAQMDAIRILTDLIACYEAVDREAPEALWVMRELLVPPLLALRHGDGGLGNWQGQGAISADRVAALIVASGIRTRPLNDPQHWGFQRLRGGQTTVQFDAGPPPRARHTRCGCASTLAFEMSDGPSRLIVNCGGAAMAGGQVPSRIGQALRATAAHSTLVLDDANSTAVLLHGKLGRGAETVEVERRLIEQNGREAMRVEASHDGYAARFGLTHNRILTLRSDGTELAGEDILLPASRKGKRGKVGFAIRFHLGRGVEAHLTEDKRGASLLTPDGRLWQFRLRGDAAADAEVVLSCEDSLWVDGDGRPHATEQLVIEGLTSRGGGQFSWLLKKMG